In Gemmatimonadota bacterium, the following proteins share a genomic window:
- the uraD gene encoding 2-oxo-4-hydroxy-4-carboxy-5-ureidoimidazoline decarboxylase, with protein MSETGVRALNALPPDAAEERLLSCCGSRAWARAMTGARPFRDAAHLAEAADALWWGLTPRDWLEAFAAHPRIGEHAGDDGRAAAWSRAEQEGAAGAPDETTRAIEAGNRSYEERFGHVFLIRAAGRSAVDMLSALTARMSNDPETELRVAAAQQAEITRLRLAKLLEE; from the coding sequence ATGAGCGAGACCGGCGTGCGCGCCCTGAACGCCTTGCCGCCGGACGCCGCGGAGGAGCGGCTGCTCTCCTGCTGTGGCTCGCGCGCGTGGGCGCGGGCCATGACGGGGGCGCGCCCGTTCCGGGACGCGGCGCACCTGGCCGAGGCGGCGGACGCGCTGTGGTGGGGGCTGACGCCGCGGGACTGGCTGGAGGCGTTCGCGGCGCACCCGCGCATCGGCGAGCACGCCGGCGACGACGGGCGCGCCGCGGCGTGGTCGCGCGCCGAGCAGGAAGGCGCGGCGGGCGCCCCCGACGAGACCACGCGCGCGATCGAGGCGGGCAACCGGAGCTACGAGGAGCGCTTCGGCCACGTGTTTCTGATCCGCGCGGCGGGGCGCAGCGCGGTCGACATGCTGTCCGCGCTCACCGCGCGCATGTCCAACGACCCCGAGACCGAGCTGCGGGTGGCCGCGGCGCAGCAGGCCGAGATCACGCGGCTGCGGCTGGCCAAGCTGCTGGAGGAGTGA